The Mycolicibacterium lutetiense genome window below encodes:
- a CDS encoding M24 family metallopeptidase: protein MGTEIEADGRALRVSRRERAIAQMEAHDLDALVLGRQANVRYISGAPQLWVVGTRPFGPICTFVRATGEIHLNSTWDEGIPEEIPRENLYGFAWNPMTLVGVLQNINGSDSAWRIGTDALTPTFAKLLPMAFPNAELVDGELAMRAARRVKTPEEISALRRALAVAEAALAKGVAELAPGTTEKNLVGAILEAEAAGGVSTPATQDAAWVTSKDHPWRRAEGDGRVRGGDLVALSAGVLADGYVAEVARTVCVGEPTDAVRSLYRRRDALWDRLLEACRPGNPTSALLDAYDEAGEPVPAMPVAHGLGLGFDPPVVSPSLRATAEADILEAGMVLAVTGYVWEQGVGAVFTRDAVVVGTDGPDVLTQSRSDSEAAHA from the coding sequence GTGGGAACTGAAATCGAGGCGGACGGCCGGGCGCTGCGCGTCAGCCGGCGGGAGCGGGCCATTGCACAGATGGAGGCCCATGACCTCGATGCGCTCGTACTCGGAAGGCAGGCCAATGTGCGGTACATCTCCGGCGCCCCACAGCTGTGGGTGGTGGGTACCAGGCCTTTCGGGCCGATCTGCACGTTCGTCCGCGCCACCGGTGAGATCCACCTGAACAGCACCTGGGACGAGGGCATCCCCGAAGAGATTCCGCGCGAGAATCTGTACGGCTTCGCGTGGAACCCGATGACTCTGGTTGGTGTACTGCAGAACATCAACGGATCCGATTCGGCGTGGCGCATCGGAACCGATGCTCTGACACCGACCTTCGCCAAGCTGCTGCCGATGGCCTTCCCGAACGCGGAGCTGGTCGACGGTGAGCTGGCGATGCGGGCTGCGCGTCGAGTCAAGACCCCCGAGGAGATCTCGGCACTGCGACGCGCGTTGGCGGTCGCCGAAGCTGCCCTGGCCAAGGGCGTCGCCGAGCTGGCTCCGGGAACCACGGAGAAGAACCTTGTCGGGGCGATATTGGAGGCCGAAGCCGCCGGGGGAGTGAGCACCCCGGCTACGCAGGACGCCGCCTGGGTCACCTCGAAGGACCATCCCTGGCGTCGTGCCGAAGGCGACGGCCGGGTGCGCGGAGGCGACCTGGTGGCCCTGTCGGCGGGTGTGCTCGCAGACGGCTATGTCGCGGAGGTCGCGCGCACCGTATGCGTGGGTGAACCGACCGATGCGGTCCGATCGCTGTACCGACGACGGGATGCCCTGTGGGACAGGCTGCTTGAAGCCTGCCGACCCGGTAATCCGACCAGTGCCTTGCTCGATGCGTACGACGAGGCCGGCGAACCGGTACCGGCGATGCCGGTGGCGCACGGGCTCGGGCTGGGATTCGACCCGCCCGTGGTCTCCCCGAGCCTGCGGGCGACCGCCGAGGCCGACATCCTGGAGGCAGGCATGGTCCTGGCCGTGACCGGCTACGTCTGGGAGCAGGGCGTCGGGGCGGTATTCACCCGCGATGCCGTCGTTGTCGGTACCGACGGTCCCGACGTGCTCACCCAATCCCGATCAGACAGTGAGGCGGCACATGCCTGA
- a CDS encoding alpha/beta fold hydrolase, whose translation MSSVMKVLEKSEIRFLPLGDRRMAYEMRGDGPTLVAPAWWVSHLELDWQNERFRRFWEGVADGYTLIRYDRLGVGMSDRILRDSDLSLDAEVSTLHALLDELELERVSLIGGSSGSCTAIAFAAAFPERVEHLVLYGSYPDGAALTAPGVGDAILAAVRAHWGLGSRLLSGLFLGTSDVAEQERFARFQRESATAETAAALLELVYRLDVRTYLPLVRRPPLVVHRRDDRAVPSRLGREVAAAIPGATFIPLPGGAHFPWHGDTDSVVRACRQELAPTQPPAAVVDAPESVLLSRREREILACVARGLGDREIAEQLVLSPHTVHRHVANIRRKLGRTSRTAAVAEAARLGLL comes from the coding sequence ATGAGTAGCGTCATGAAGGTGCTGGAGAAGTCCGAGATCCGGTTCCTTCCCCTCGGCGACCGCCGCATGGCCTACGAAATGCGTGGGGACGGTCCAACGCTCGTTGCCCCGGCCTGGTGGGTGAGCCATCTCGAACTCGACTGGCAGAACGAGCGCTTCCGCCGATTCTGGGAAGGCGTCGCCGACGGCTACACACTGATCCGCTACGACCGGCTCGGGGTCGGCATGTCGGACCGCATCCTGCGAGATTCGGATCTCAGCCTCGATGCGGAGGTTTCGACGCTGCATGCGCTTCTCGACGAACTCGAACTCGAACGGGTCTCGCTGATCGGCGGCTCATCGGGCAGTTGTACCGCCATCGCGTTTGCCGCGGCGTTCCCGGAGCGCGTCGAGCACCTGGTGCTGTACGGGTCGTATCCCGACGGCGCGGCGCTCACCGCTCCGGGCGTGGGCGACGCGATTCTGGCTGCGGTACGCGCACATTGGGGACTCGGCTCGCGTCTGCTCAGCGGCCTGTTCCTCGGCACATCCGACGTCGCCGAACAGGAGCGCTTTGCCCGGTTTCAGCGCGAGTCGGCGACCGCCGAGACCGCCGCTGCCTTGCTGGAACTGGTCTATCGCCTCGATGTCCGGACATACCTCCCCCTCGTTCGCCGACCGCCGCTGGTCGTGCATCGTCGCGACGACCGCGCGGTGCCGTCCCGGCTCGGTCGCGAGGTCGCCGCAGCGATTCCCGGCGCCACGTTCATCCCCCTGCCCGGAGGTGCGCACTTCCCGTGGCACGGTGATACCGATTCCGTGGTCCGCGCCTGCCGCCAGGAACTGGCACCGACGCAACCGCCCGCCGCCGTTGTGGACGCACCAGAATCGGTGCTGCTGTCCCGTCGTGAACGTGAGATCCTCGCCTGCGTCGCGCGCGGTCTCGGCGATCGCGAGATCGCGGAGCAATTGGTGCTGAGCCCGCATACCGTGCACCGCCACGTCGCGAACATCCGTCGCAAGCTGGGCCGCACCTCACGAACGGCCGCCGTCGCGGAGGCCGCGCGTCTCGGCCTCTTGTGA
- a CDS encoding DUF4185 domain-containing protein: MEAMGIGSGPATERPEPSGSAPGSVPSQISGFEADDGNVYIAADTFDRNQGVTMYQVDADQVTNRDAWQPWTGQDWGQPGDVATTPISPDRYGELSFREVDGRPVLSGFNGSTGNVEVLVGAGDDPTQIFTDSAKTVVAQGGHWGEPGKVPQNYGGYILPGATLDNMDILVSQWNTDTGSPYTVGQFRVNPND; this comes from the coding sequence ATGGAGGCCATGGGAATCGGCTCCGGCCCCGCTACCGAACGACCCGAACCATCGGGCAGTGCGCCCGGTAGCGTTCCCTCGCAGATCAGCGGATTCGAGGCAGATGACGGCAATGTGTACATCGCCGCCGATACCTTTGACCGCAACCAGGGTGTCACCATGTATCAGGTCGACGCTGATCAAGTTACGAACCGCGATGCCTGGCAGCCGTGGACTGGGCAGGACTGGGGTCAACCGGGCGATGTTGCCACCACGCCAATAAGTCCTGACCGATACGGCGAGTTGAGCTTCCGTGAAGTTGACGGACGGCCGGTTCTATCGGGATTCAATGGCAGTACGGGCAATGTCGAAGTGTTGGTCGGAGCTGGTGATGACCCGACTCAGATTTTCACCGACTCAGCCAAGACCGTCGTGGCTCAGGGCGGCCATTGGGGCGAGCCTGGCAAGGTTCCTCAGAACTATGGCGGTTACATATTGCCCGGCGCCACGCTAGACAATATGGATATTCTGGTAAGCCAATGGAACACCGACACCGGCAGCCCGTACACCGTCGGGCAGTTCCGAGTAAACCCGAATGACTGA
- a CDS encoding SDR family NAD(P)-dependent oxidoreductase: MSNELAGKVAVVTGGASGLGEGLVRRFAAEGAKVMIGDVDEQGGKALADELGENARFLLTDVSDVEQVGQLVSTAVATYGGLDVMVNNAGVSGRMHRRFLEDDLADFDTVMRVNVRAVMAGTRDAARYMAEHGGGSILNLTSIGGMQAGGGVMTYRASKAAVIQFTKSAAIELAHYEIRVNAIAPGNIRTAIVAKSASPEERERIEEFEAGIRAQMQADRPLKREGTVEDVAEAALYFATDRSRYVTGTVLPIDGGTVAGKVIVRKSKPQS, encoded by the coding sequence ATGAGTAACGAACTGGCCGGAAAAGTTGCCGTAGTGACCGGCGGTGCGTCGGGCCTCGGCGAAGGGTTGGTGCGCCGGTTCGCCGCCGAGGGCGCCAAGGTGATGATCGGCGACGTCGACGAGCAGGGCGGCAAGGCGCTGGCCGACGAGCTCGGCGAGAATGCGCGGTTCCTGCTCACCGATGTCAGCGACGTCGAGCAGGTCGGGCAACTGGTGTCGACTGCGGTGGCGACCTACGGCGGCCTGGACGTCATGGTCAACAACGCCGGGGTCTCGGGCCGAATGCACCGTCGCTTCCTCGAAGACGATCTGGCCGATTTCGACACCGTGATGCGGGTCAACGTCCGTGCGGTGATGGCCGGCACCCGCGATGCCGCGCGGTACATGGCCGAGCACGGCGGCGGTTCGATTCTCAACCTGACCTCGATCGGTGGCATGCAAGCCGGTGGTGGAGTGATGACCTACCGCGCTTCCAAGGCCGCGGTCATCCAGTTCACCAAGTCCGCGGCGATCGAGTTGGCCCACTACGAGATCCGCGTCAATGCCATCGCGCCGGGCAATATCCGCACCGCGATCGTGGCCAAGTCGGCGTCGCCTGAGGAGCGCGAGCGCATCGAGGAGTTCGAGGCCGGGATCCGGGCCCAGATGCAGGCCGACCGCCCGCTCAAGCGGGAGGGCACGGTCGAGGACGTGGCCGAGGCGGCGCTCTACTTCGCCACGGACCGCTCGCGGTATGTGACCGGAACCGTGCTGCCGATCGACGGGGGCACGGTCGCAGGCAAGGTGATCGTCCGCAAGTCCAAGCCGCAGTCTTGA
- a CDS encoding enoyl-CoA hydratase/isomerase family protein, giving the protein MPERPTPEEIILYEKDPKTKIATITFNRPEFLNAPTSMARLRYADVLRAANTDNDVKVVIIRGVGDNLGSGADLPEFMEGNDNPAVRLAELRLEDDGVGEVTYPPKGSFRNGATISAWYANSQAGNRALQDFKKISIVEAKGYCYGWHFYQCADADLVISSDDALFGHPSFRYHGWGPRMWTWVQMMGLRKFQEMVFTGRPFTAAEMYDCNFLNKVVARDQLEAEVQKYALACTRNRPVDTVFQQKMFFEIFKQQQGEYMGSLLSAFFESMGNGVANDSDDDLDMFESIDSGLSAAVNDNDSKFPPDFRLSKKNRAKPE; this is encoded by the coding sequence ATGCCTGAGCGTCCCACCCCGGAAGAAATCATTCTCTACGAGAAGGATCCCAAGACCAAGATCGCCACCATCACGTTCAACCGGCCGGAGTTCCTCAACGCTCCGACGTCGATGGCCCGGCTGCGCTACGCCGATGTGTTGCGTGCGGCCAACACCGACAACGACGTCAAGGTGGTGATCATCCGAGGTGTCGGGGACAACCTGGGCAGTGGGGCCGATCTGCCGGAGTTCATGGAGGGCAACGACAATCCGGCGGTGCGACTGGCGGAGTTGCGGCTGGAGGACGATGGTGTGGGGGAGGTGACCTACCCGCCGAAGGGTTCTTTCCGCAACGGAGCCACCATCAGCGCCTGGTATGCCAACTCCCAGGCCGGTAACCGTGCCCTGCAGGACTTCAAGAAGATCAGCATCGTCGAGGCCAAGGGTTACTGCTACGGCTGGCACTTCTATCAGTGCGCCGATGCGGATCTGGTGATCTCGTCTGACGACGCGCTGTTCGGGCATCCGTCGTTCCGGTATCACGGCTGGGGACCACGCATGTGGACATGGGTCCAGATGATGGGCCTGCGCAAGTTTCAGGAGATGGTCTTCACCGGTCGGCCGTTCACGGCAGCGGAGATGTACGACTGCAACTTCCTGAACAAGGTGGTGGCCCGAGACCAGTTGGAGGCCGAAGTGCAGAAGTATGCGCTGGCCTGCACCCGGAACCGGCCGGTGGACACCGTCTTTCAGCAGAAGATGTTCTTCGAGATCTTCAAACAACAACAGGGCGAGTACATGGGCAGCCTGCTGTCCGCGTTCTTCGAGTCGATGGGCAACGGGGTGGCCAACGACAGCGATGACGACCTGGACATGTTCGAGTCGATCGATTCCGGTCTGTCGGCCGCGGTCAATGACAACGACAGCAAGTTCCCCCCCGACTTCCGGTTGTCCAAGAAGAACCGGGCGAAACCCGAATAG
- a CDS encoding cytochrome P450 — protein MSETLADSVTTTDIPDYPMERDVRCPFAPPPQMLGGAKGLSRVKIWDGSTPWLITGHDEARTLFADARISVDDRKSGFPHWNEHMLSTVDKRPRSVFTADAEEHTRFRRMLSKPFTFKRVEGLRPAIQKVTDECIDKILAGPKPADMVAELALPVPTVVISEMLGVPYEDHEFFQEHANAGLARYAAADAMQMGAMSLHQYLIDLIEKKQADPAEDAVSDLAERVTAGEISVKEAAQLGTGLLIAGHETTANVIGIGILALLENPEQADFLRNTDDPKVIANACEELMRYLSIIQNGQRRIAVEDIEISGETIKAGEGVIIDLAPANWDAKAYPEPDKLDLGRDAGQQLGFGYGRHQCVGQQLARAELQIVFHTLLRRIPTMKLAIPFDEVPFKHDRLAYGVYELPVTW, from the coding sequence GTGTCTGAAACCCTTGCGGACTCCGTGACCACCACCGATATCCCCGACTACCCGATGGAACGGGACGTGCGGTGCCCGTTCGCGCCGCCGCCGCAGATGCTCGGAGGGGCAAAAGGTCTTTCCCGGGTGAAGATCTGGGATGGCAGCACACCGTGGCTGATCACCGGGCACGACGAGGCGCGCACTCTGTTCGCCGACGCACGGATCAGCGTCGACGACCGTAAGTCAGGCTTTCCGCACTGGAACGAGCACATGCTCTCCACCGTCGACAAGCGGCCGCGCTCGGTGTTCACTGCCGACGCCGAGGAGCACACCCGGTTCCGGCGCATGCTGTCCAAGCCCTTTACGTTCAAGCGTGTCGAGGGCCTGCGGCCGGCCATCCAGAAGGTCACCGACGAGTGCATCGACAAGATCCTGGCCGGACCGAAGCCGGCCGATATGGTCGCCGAACTCGCGTTGCCGGTACCCACCGTGGTGATCAGCGAAATGCTCGGCGTGCCTTACGAAGACCACGAGTTCTTCCAGGAGCACGCCAATGCCGGCCTGGCCCGCTACGCCGCCGCGGACGCCATGCAGATGGGCGCGATGAGCCTGCACCAGTATCTGATCGATCTGATCGAGAAGAAGCAGGCCGATCCCGCCGAGGACGCGGTGTCCGATCTGGCGGAGCGGGTGACGGCCGGCGAGATCAGCGTCAAGGAGGCTGCGCAGCTCGGTACCGGTCTGCTGATCGCCGGGCATGAGACGACGGCCAACGTGATCGGGATCGGCATCCTGGCGCTGCTGGAGAACCCGGAGCAAGCGGACTTCCTTCGCAACACCGATGATCCGAAGGTGATCGCCAATGCGTGCGAAGAGTTGATGCGCTATCTGTCGATCATCCAGAATGGCCAGCGCCGCATCGCCGTCGAGGACATCGAGATCAGCGGCGAGACAATCAAGGCCGGCGAAGGTGTGATCATCGATCTGGCTCCGGCCAACTGGGATGCCAAGGCCTACCCGGAGCCCGACAAATTGGACCTCGGCCGGGATGCCGGACAGCAGTTGGGCTTCGGCTACGGCCGCCACCAATGCGTCGGGCAGCAGCTGGCCCGCGCTGAACTGCAGATCGTGTTCCACACCCTGCTGCGTCGCATCCCGACGATGAAGCTGGCCATCCCGTTCGACGAGGTGCCGTTCAAACACGACCGCCTCGCCTACGGCGTCTACGAACTTCCCGTGACCTGGTAA
- a CDS encoding amidohydrolase family protein, producing the protein MTASTTLYPPEGFGAPKNRRGHATEGGLAGFPAGTVIFSADNHISVADDIFYDRFPDDLKGAAPRIWYEDGAYMVGMKGKAWTGGDFGRVLMQYDDLAGAATNNIAARIRELKEDGIDKELAFPNAVLALFHYPDKGIRERVFRIYNEVMAELQANSNGHFYGVGLINWWDPKGCRSTLEQLKSLGLKTFLLPLNPGKDDEGNIYDYGSTEMDAVWDEIEAAGLPVSHHIGETPPKTPCQNNSVVVGMMVNVDSFREQFAKYVFSGILDRHPSLKIGWFEGGIAWVPTALQDAEHMLASYRHMFNHELQHPVRHYWDQHMSASFMVDPLGLRLIDQIGVDNVMWSSDYPHNESTFGYSEKSLATVVEAVGPENAVKIVSTNIQKFLGLP; encoded by the coding sequence ATGACTGCTTCGACGACTCTCTATCCGCCGGAAGGCTTCGGTGCACCGAAGAATCGCCGCGGCCATGCGACGGAGGGTGGCCTCGCAGGTTTTCCGGCAGGCACCGTGATCTTCTCGGCCGACAACCACATTTCGGTGGCCGACGACATCTTCTACGACCGTTTCCCCGACGACCTCAAGGGCGCCGCGCCGCGCATCTGGTACGAGGACGGCGCCTACATGGTCGGCATGAAGGGCAAGGCCTGGACCGGAGGTGATTTCGGTCGCGTGCTCATGCAGTACGACGATCTCGCCGGTGCGGCCACGAACAACATTGCGGCCCGCATCCGCGAGCTCAAAGAGGATGGCATCGACAAGGAACTCGCCTTCCCCAACGCCGTGCTCGCACTGTTCCACTACCCCGACAAGGGGATCCGTGAGCGGGTGTTCCGCATCTACAACGAGGTGATGGCCGAACTCCAGGCGAACAGCAACGGCCACTTCTACGGTGTCGGGTTGATCAACTGGTGGGACCCCAAGGGCTGCCGTAGCACCCTCGAGCAGCTGAAGTCGCTGGGCCTCAAGACGTTCCTGCTCCCACTGAATCCGGGCAAGGACGACGAGGGCAACATCTACGACTACGGCAGCACCGAGATGGACGCGGTCTGGGACGAGATCGAGGCCGCCGGCCTACCGGTCAGCCACCACATCGGCGAGACGCCGCCCAAGACCCCGTGCCAGAACAACAGCGTCGTGGTCGGCATGATGGTCAACGTCGACTCGTTCCGCGAGCAGTTCGCCAAGTACGTCTTCTCCGGCATCCTCGATCGGCATCCGAGCCTCAAGATCGGCTGGTTCGAAGGCGGAATCGCCTGGGTTCCCACCGCATTGCAGGATGCCGAGCACATGTTGGCCTCGTACCGGCACATGTTCAACCATGAACTGCAGCACCCGGTCCGGCACTACTGGGACCAACACATGAGTGCGTCGTTCATGGTCGACCCACTGGGGTTGCGGTTGATCGACCAGATCGGTGTCGACAACGTGATGTGGTCGAGCGACTACCCACACAACGAATCCACCTTCGGCTATTCGGAGAAGTCGCTGGCCACAGTCGTCGAGGCGGTCGGCCCCGAGAACGCCGTCAAGATCGTGTCGACCAATATTCAGAAGTTCCTGGGGCTGCCATGA
- a CDS encoding alpha/beta fold hydrolase, giving the protein MDFARRTIVVDGLTTSYLEAGSGDPVVLLHGGEFGAGAELGWERAIGDLAGHYRVLAPDMLGFGESAKVLDFNDGRGMRIRHIAAFCAELGIAEAHFVGNSMGAINLLVDATSDAPRLPVRSLTAICGGGEIQRNEHSAALYDYDATIDGMRRIVTALFADPAYPDDEAYVQRRYESSIAPGAWETLAAARFRRPGLEAPAMPSSQRAYDRIGVPSMIVEGDRDKLLPSGWAAEIAGQIGDARSAVIAGAGHCPQIEQPAALIAVLLEFLKEVR; this is encoded by the coding sequence GTGGACTTCGCACGCAGAACGATCGTCGTCGACGGTCTGACCACCAGCTACCTCGAAGCCGGATCCGGGGACCCCGTCGTGCTGCTGCACGGCGGTGAGTTCGGCGCCGGCGCCGAACTGGGTTGGGAGCGCGCCATCGGCGACCTGGCCGGCCACTACCGGGTGCTGGCACCGGACATGCTGGGCTTCGGCGAGAGTGCCAAGGTCCTCGATTTCAACGACGGCCGCGGCATGCGGATCCGGCACATCGCCGCGTTCTGCGCCGAACTCGGCATCGCTGAAGCGCATTTCGTCGGCAACTCGATGGGGGCGATCAACCTGCTCGTCGACGCCACCTCGGATGCCCCGCGGCTCCCGGTGCGATCGCTCACCGCGATCTGCGGGGGAGGGGAGATCCAGCGCAACGAACATTCGGCGGCGTTGTACGACTACGACGCCACCATCGACGGGATGCGACGCATCGTCACCGCACTGTTTGCCGATCCGGCCTATCCGGACGACGAGGCATATGTGCAACGGCGGTACGAGTCGAGCATCGCGCCGGGGGCTTGGGAAACCTTGGCCGCGGCCCGGTTTCGGCGGCCCGGCCTGGAGGCGCCGGCGATGCCGTCGTCGCAGCGGGCATATGACCGCATCGGTGTGCCGTCCATGATCGTCGAGGGCGATCGTGACAAGCTGCTGCCGTCCGGTTGGGCCGCCGAGATCGCCGGTCAGATCGGCGATGCCCGCAGTGCGGTGATCGCCGGCGCGGGGCACTGCCCGCAGATCGAACAGCCCGCCGCGCTCATCGCGGTGCTGCTGGAATTCCTGAAAGAGGTGCGATGA
- a CDS encoding M24 family metallopeptidase has product MTSSTLTGVTQIARSGYTPFDIPDEPDLARMRREVGVRLHAAMADQGVDALVLLGNSNVMYATGIAWPLADAGLSHVERPVAVVLADDEHPHLFLPFREGAAMESDLPDDHLHGPVYLEFDEGVAEFAKILAKLVPAGATIATDELSGAMRLAGSALFPNAPVDAAAVIGAAKLVKTIDQIACVRRACQITEQAIAEIQKSLAPGVRQIDLSAEFVRRTFELGATTNMFDSIWQVMPASKAEGAWTTTGDLALPLLTTERELQRGDVLWTDVSIAYHGYCSDHGRTWIVGQDPTAAQQKQFDKWSGVVDAVLSVTKAGATCGDLGRAATAAGGGQKPWLPHFYLGHGIGTSAAEMPMIGTDLGQEWDDNFVFPEGMLLVFEPVVWEDGTGGYRGEEIVVVTEGGWMPLTAYPYDPYEVSRGN; this is encoded by the coding sequence ATGACGAGTTCGACGCTCACCGGCGTCACTCAGATCGCCCGGTCCGGGTACACGCCGTTCGATATTCCCGACGAGCCTGACCTTGCCCGGATGCGTCGAGAGGTCGGGGTGCGTCTGCACGCTGCGATGGCCGACCAGGGTGTGGACGCGCTCGTGCTACTCGGCAATTCCAACGTCATGTACGCCACCGGCATCGCCTGGCCGCTGGCCGATGCGGGACTGTCGCACGTCGAGCGGCCGGTCGCGGTCGTGCTGGCCGACGACGAACACCCGCACCTGTTTCTGCCGTTCCGTGAGGGTGCGGCCATGGAGTCAGATCTGCCCGATGACCACCTGCATGGGCCGGTCTATCTCGAATTCGACGAGGGCGTAGCGGAGTTCGCGAAGATCCTGGCCAAGCTGGTGCCCGCAGGTGCAACGATCGCGACCGACGAGTTGAGCGGGGCGATGCGGCTGGCCGGCAGTGCCCTGTTCCCCAACGCACCGGTGGACGCTGCTGCGGTGATCGGTGCGGCGAAACTCGTCAAGACGATCGACCAGATCGCCTGCGTCCGACGGGCTTGTCAGATCACCGAACAGGCCATCGCCGAGATCCAGAAGTCCCTGGCCCCCGGGGTGCGGCAGATCGACCTTTCTGCCGAATTCGTGCGCCGCACTTTCGAACTCGGTGCCACGACCAACATGTTCGACTCGATCTGGCAGGTCATGCCCGCATCGAAGGCGGAGGGCGCCTGGACCACCACCGGCGATCTCGCACTGCCGCTGCTGACCACCGAGCGTGAATTGCAGCGCGGCGATGTGCTGTGGACCGACGTGTCCATCGCCTACCACGGCTACTGTTCCGATCACGGGCGTACCTGGATCGTCGGTCAGGACCCGACGGCGGCCCAACAGAAGCAATTCGACAAATGGAGTGGCGTCGTCGACGCAGTGCTCTCGGTGACCAAGGCCGGTGCCACGTGTGGTGACCTCGGCCGGGCGGCGACCGCGGCCGGCGGCGGTCAGAAGCCGTGGCTTCCGCACTTCTACCTGGGACACGGCATCGGCACCAGCGCAGCTGAAATGCCGATGATCGGCACGGATCTCGGCCAGGAGTGGGACGACAACTTCGTCTTTCCGGAAGGCATGCTGCTGGTGTTCGAGCCGGTGGTCTGGGAGGACGGCACCGGTGGCTATCGCGGCGAGGAGATCGTGGTGGTCACCGAGGGCGGATGGATGCCGCTGACCGCATATCCGTACGACCCCTATGAGGTGTCCCGTGGGAACTGA
- a CDS encoding TetR/AcrR family transcriptional regulator: MTAANRSARADRASSTQEAILKAAERLYAEHGVFAVSNRQVSEAAGQGNNAAVGYHFGTKTDLVRAIEHKHRGPIEYLREQMVADTGNSAELRDWVACLVQPLTDHLAALGNPTWYARFAAQVMTDPAYHGIVVRDALSSQSLVQVVDGMNNCLPDLPDEIRAERNIMARNLLMHSCADRERAMAEGGKVPRTSWQGAASGLIDAIVGLWLAPVTQESDIL, encoded by the coding sequence GTGACAGCAGCCAATCGGAGCGCCCGCGCCGACCGGGCCAGCAGTACCCAGGAGGCGATCCTGAAGGCGGCCGAGCGCCTCTACGCCGAGCACGGCGTGTTCGCGGTGTCCAACCGCCAGGTGAGCGAGGCCGCCGGCCAGGGCAACAACGCCGCCGTGGGCTACCACTTCGGCACCAAGACCGATCTGGTCCGTGCGATCGAGCACAAGCACCGCGGTCCGATCGAGTACCTACGTGAGCAGATGGTTGCCGATACCGGCAACTCGGCCGAGCTGCGGGACTGGGTTGCCTGCCTGGTGCAGCCGCTCACCGATCACCTTGCAGCACTGGGAAACCCGACCTGGTACGCGCGATTCGCCGCGCAGGTGATGACCGATCCGGCCTACCACGGCATCGTGGTCCGCGACGCCTTGAGTTCGCAGTCCCTGGTGCAGGTCGTCGACGGGATGAACAACTGCCTGCCGGACCTGCCCGACGAGATCCGCGCCGAACGCAACATCATGGCGCGCAACCTGTTGATGCACAGCTGCGCCGACCGTGAACGGGCGATGGCCGAAGGCGGCAAGGTGCCCCGGACATCCTGGCAGGGCGCAGCATCGGGACTGATCGACGCGATCGTCGGCCTGTGGCTGGCGCCGGTTACCCAGGAAAGCGACATCCTATGA
- a CDS encoding ferredoxin: protein MKVTVDQDKCVSSGQCVLNAGEVFDQRDEDGVVILLEPTPGPDNIDNARRAAAACPALAINIEE, encoded by the coding sequence ATGAAAGTCACTGTCGACCAGGACAAGTGCGTCTCGTCGGGGCAATGCGTGCTCAACGCCGGCGAGGTATTCGACCAGCGCGACGAAGACGGCGTCGTCATCCTGCTGGAACCCACCCCCGGACCGGACAACATCGACAATGCCCGCCGCGCTGCAGCGGCCTGCCCAGCCCTAGCCATCAACATCGAGGAATGA